One Dictyoglomus turgidum DSM 6724 DNA window includes the following coding sequences:
- the feoB gene encoding ferrous iron transport protein B has translation MEKKVVKVALAGNPNSGKSTIFNALTGGHAHVGNWPGVTVERKDGTFRYRDYEVIVTDLPGTYSLTAFSIDERIARDFILKEKPDVVVCVADATNLLRSLYLFVLLRELGANAILDLNMGDLIEGKIKVDIEGMEKALGAPVVITSGIKGTGINELKEEIVKAKDREVAPFRINYGDIEEAIRKLEDKLSGYSLPYDKRFLAIKLLEGDPIFKEELRSLGYEEIVELAEKEALTFEQKFGYDLETAIIEKRYGYIDAIVRKYTQRIAPIEEKLSISDKIDKIVINKYLGIPIFALFMWITFELTFRIGGFFSDYIDSFFSGLGGILENYLTSINAPFPLISFIKDGIIGGLGSVIVFLPNILVLFLFLSFLEDVGYMARAAFVVDKAMYTIGLPGRSFIPMILGFGCNVPAIMSTRTIPEERDRILTILINPFMSCTARLPIYVLFTGIFFEKNQGLIILSLYALGIFVAIFSAKIFRTIIPSLKGPISPLIMELPPYRLPTLKGVWIHAWERSREFLKKAGTIIFLGVVLIWFLASVPFSSEYGSEESIIGRLGKIIAPLLGPAGFPYWQIAVALLFGILAKEVVIGTLGTLFGGEENLAKTLQNLFTPLSAYSFMIMSLLYMPCLATIGVIKRETNWKWALFSVFYSILVGWTISVLFYQIGRVFAK, from the coding sequence ATGGAGAAAAAAGTTGTAAAAGTTGCTTTAGCAGGGAACCCTAATAGTGGGAAATCTACAATTTTTAACGCCCTTACAGGAGGGCATGCTCATGTGGGAAACTGGCCAGGAGTTACAGTGGAAAGAAAGGATGGTACCTTTAGGTATAGAGACTACGAGGTGATAGTTACTGATCTTCCTGGAACTTATAGCCTTACTGCCTTTTCTATTGATGAAAGGATAGCTCGGGACTTTATACTTAAGGAGAAACCTGATGTGGTAGTTTGTGTGGCTGATGCTACAAATCTTCTAAGAAGTCTTTATCTTTTTGTTCTTTTAAGGGAGTTGGGAGCTAATGCTATATTAGATTTAAATATGGGAGATTTAATAGAGGGAAAAATAAAGGTAGATATAGAAGGAATGGAAAAAGCTTTAGGAGCTCCTGTGGTTATAACTTCAGGGATAAAGGGTACTGGAATTAATGAACTTAAAGAAGAAATTGTAAAGGCAAAAGATAGGGAGGTAGCTCCCTTTAGAATTAACTATGGAGATATTGAAGAAGCCATAAGAAAATTAGAGGATAAGCTTTCTGGTTATTCTTTACCTTATGATAAAAGATTTTTAGCTATAAAGCTCTTAGAAGGAGATCCTATTTTCAAAGAAGAGCTAAGAAGTTTGGGATATGAAGAAATAGTAGAATTAGCAGAAAAAGAGGCTTTAACATTCGAACAAAAATTTGGATATGATTTGGAGACAGCAATTATTGAAAAAAGATATGGTTATATTGATGCTATTGTAAGAAAATATACTCAAAGAATTGCACCTATAGAGGAAAAACTTTCTATTTCAGATAAAATAGATAAGATTGTTATTAATAAGTATTTAGGCATTCCTATTTTTGCTTTGTTTATGTGGATAACCTTTGAACTAACTTTTAGAATTGGAGGCTTCTTCTCAGATTATATAGATTCTTTCTTTAGTGGTTTAGGAGGAATTCTTGAAAATTATCTTACCTCTATTAATGCTCCTTTTCCATTAATATCTTTTATAAAAGACGGTATAATTGGTGGATTAGGGTCTGTGATTGTTTTTCTACCGAATATTTTAGTTCTATTTCTATTTCTCTCATTCTTAGAAGATGTGGGATACATGGCAAGAGCTGCTTTTGTGGTGGATAAAGCTATGTATACTATAGGGCTTCCTGGGAGATCTTTTATACCTATGATTTTAGGATTTGGCTGTAATGTTCCTGCTATTATGTCTACAAGAACTATTCCTGAGGAAAGGGATAGAATATTAACAATTCTTATAAATCCCTTCATGTCTTGTACTGCAAGGTTGCCTATATATGTTCTTTTTACAGGAATATTCTTTGAGAAAAATCAAGGTCTAATCATACTATCTTTATATGCTTTAGGGATTTTTGTTGCTATTTTCTCAGCAAAGATCTTTAGAACTATCATTCCTTCTCTTAAAGGTCCTATTTCACCGTTAATTATGGAACTTCCTCCTTATAGGCTTCCTACCTTAAAAGGGGTATGGATTCATGCTTGGGAGAGGAGTAGGGAATTCTTAAAAAAAGCCGGAACTATAATTTTCCTTGGAGTTGTATTGATTTGGTTCTTAGCAAGTGTACCTTTTTCATCTGAATACGGTAGTGAAGAAAGTATTATTGGAAGATTAGGGAAAATAATAGCTCCTCTTTTAGGACCTGCAGGATTTCCCTATTGGCAAATAGCAGTAGCTTTGCTTTTTGGAATTTTGGCTAAGGAAGTGGTGATAGGAACCTTAGGTACCTTATTTGGGGGAGAAGAAAATCTTGCGAAGACTTTACAAAATCTTTTTACTCCTCTTTCTGCTTACTCTTTTATGATAATGTCACTGCTTTATATGCCATGTTTGGCTACTATTGGAGTAATTAAGAGGGAAACCAATTGGAAATGGGCTCTATTTTCTGTATTTTACAGCATTTTGGTAGGATGGACTATAAGTGTACTTTTTTACCAGATAGGTAGAGTTTTTGCAAAATAA
- a CDS encoding class I SAM-dependent methyltransferase, which translates to MEIFNKYFKEYDWWYEENRWVYLSEVEVLRKVIPKGKKGLEIGVGTGRFAKELGIEYGIDPSEKMLSIAKERGIKGFVGRGESLPFSDKEFDYVALIITLCFVENPDNVIKESKRVLKDGGKIIIGIIDKNSSLGKLYLEKKKEGHKFYKYATFFSVDEVVDLLKRHDFRDFVFYQTLFKPLEEIKEIEEPKEGFGEGSFVVISAEKSGKID; encoded by the coding sequence ATGGAGATTTTTAACAAATATTTTAAAGAATATGATTGGTGGTATGAAGAAAATAGGTGGGTCTACCTTTCAGAGGTAGAAGTCCTAAGGAAGGTAATTCCAAAAGGCAAAAAGGGTTTAGAGATAGGTGTTGGTACAGGAAGATTTGCAAAAGAGCTTGGTATTGAATACGGTATAGATCCATCTGAAAAGATGCTTTCAATTGCTAAAGAGAGGGGAATAAAGGGTTTTGTGGGGAGGGGGGAGAGCTTACCTTTTTCTGATAAAGAATTTGATTATGTGGCTCTGATTATTACATTGTGTTTTGTAGAAAACCCTGATAATGTAATAAAGGAATCAAAAAGGGTTTTGAAAGATGGTGGGAAAATAATTATAGGGATAATAGACAAAAATAGTTCCTTAGGAAAACTTTATTTAGAAAAGAAAAAAGAAGGACATAAATTTTATAAATATGCTACTTTCTTTTCTGTAGATGAAGTGGTAGACTTATTGAAAAGGCATGATTTCAGGGATTTTGTTTTTTATCAAACTCTTTTCAAGCCTTTAGAGGAGATAAAAGAGATAGAAGAACCTAAGGAGGGTTTTGGGGAAGGAAGTTTTGTAGTTATTTCAGCAGAGAAAAGTGGAAAAATAGATTAA
- the mntA gene encoding type VII toxin-antitoxin system MntA family adenylyltransferase antitoxin, whose translation MDLPIDIKKKLKELNIGIIYLFGSTVLGIAKEHSDIDIGVVFIDPSVLEDVRLSLEIYNTLYGIFSTLFPKKEIDIVFLDKVPLTLKFEVVNSGEILYSISKDFLANYKERVLKEYIDFKPLMDEQDKILLKRLK comes from the coding sequence ATGGACCTTCCTATAGATATAAAAAAGAAGTTAAAAGAATTGAACATAGGTATAATATATCTTTTTGGATCTACAGTTTTAGGAATAGCAAAGGAACATAGCGATATAGATATAGGAGTTGTATTTATAGATCCTTCTGTATTAGAAGATGTTAGATTATCATTGGAAATTTACAATACTCTTTATGGAATTTTTTCTACCCTCTTTCCCAAAAAAGAGATAGATATAGTCTTTCTGGATAAAGTACCTTTAACATTGAAATTTGAAGTTGTTAATTCAGGAGAAATTTTATATAGCATATCTAAAGACTTTCTGGCAAACTATAAGGAAAGAGTATTAAAAGAGTATATAGATTTTAAGCCCTTAATGGATGAACAGGATAAAATTTTGCTAAAAAGGTTAAAATGA
- the hepT gene encoding type VII toxin-antitoxin system HepT family RNase toxin, translating into MIIPLNKEVILSRIREIEKGKEKLLRFKDYSLEEFKSGENFAIAEHYLRRALEAVFDIGNHILSRIPGIRVSTYKDIALKLGEYGIIPGKFAKEVLVKMAGYRNRLVHFYAEVSIEELYYIIQNNLNDFDEYLKYIKDLLENPEKFGLTLE; encoded by the coding sequence ATGATTATTCCTTTAAATAAAGAAGTAATTCTTTCAAGAATAAGGGAAATAGAGAAAGGAAAAGAGAAACTTTTGAGATTTAAGGATTATTCCTTAGAGGAGTTTAAAAGTGGAGAAAATTTTGCTATTGCCGAACATTATTTAAGGAGGGCATTAGAAGCGGTTTTTGATATTGGCAACCATATTCTATCAAGAATTCCAGGAATAAGAGTTTCTACTTATAAAGATATTGCTTTAAAATTGGGGGAGTATGGCATTATTCCAGGAAAATTTGCAAAAGAAGTACTTGTGAAAATGGCAGGATATAGAAATAGACTTGTCCATTTTTATGCTGAAGTTTCAATAGAGGAGTTGTATTATATAATTCAAAATAATTTAAACGATTTTGACGAATATTTGAAATATATTAAAGATCTACTGGAAAATCCTGAAAAATTTGGTCTTACTCTTGAATAA
- a CDS encoding LacI family DNA-binding transcriptional regulator gives MASIRDVAKRAGVTVTTVSRVLNNRGYISEETRKKVYKAMEELNYQPNELARALYRKRSYFIGLIIPDVSHPFFGEVAKYIEYYAYLRGYKILLCNSYLDEKKEKEYINMLKRHQVDGIIMGSHTLDVEDYKKVNLPIVALDRVLSEDIPYVTSDNYRGAVMATNLLIEKGCRFLAHISGPLQLNTPANDRYYGFMHVVSQRSVKHVVVETRLNKFDINEYKDIVSQLFKKYPEIDGVFASSDLIAAVVIRVAEDFGKKVPESLKVVGFDDVNIASIMKPSITTVRQYKDKMAQKAIDLIINKIEGNNVEVSNVIPIDLIEREST, from the coding sequence ATGGCAAGTATCAGGGATGTAGCAAAACGTGCGGGAGTAACAGTGACAACTGTTTCAAGAGTATTAAATAATAGGGGTTATATAAGTGAAGAGACAAGAAAAAAAGTTTACAAGGCTATGGAAGAACTTAATTATCAGCCTAATGAGCTTGCAAGGGCGTTATATAGAAAGCGATCATATTTTATTGGCTTGATAATACCTGATGTTTCTCATCCTTTTTTTGGTGAAGTTGCAAAATACATAGAGTATTATGCTTACTTAAGAGGGTATAAAATCCTACTTTGTAATTCATATTTAGATGAAAAAAAAGAAAAAGAATATATCAATATGTTGAAAAGACACCAAGTAGATGGAATAATCATGGGAAGTCATACTTTAGATGTGGAAGATTATAAAAAGGTTAATTTACCTATAGTTGCTTTGGACAGAGTTTTGTCAGAAGATATACCTTATGTTACCTCTGATAACTATAGAGGCGCTGTTATGGCTACAAATCTTTTAATAGAAAAAGGATGCAGATTTTTGGCACATATTAGTGGGCCTTTACAATTAAATACTCCTGCCAATGATAGGTATTATGGATTTATGCATGTAGTTTCTCAAAGGAGTGTAAAACATGTAGTAGTAGAGACCAGATTAAACAAATTTGACATAAACGAATATAAAGACATTGTTAGTCAACTGTTTAAGAAGTATCCAGAGATTGATGGGGTTTTTGCAAGTAGCGATTTAATAGCAGCAGTAGTTATTAGAGTTGCTGAAGATTTTGGAAAAAAGGTTCCTGAGAGTTTGAAGGTTGTTGGTTTTGATGATGTTAATATTGCTTCTATTATGAAACCTTCCATAACTACTGTGAGGCAATATAAAGATAAAATGGCTCAGAAGGCTATCGATTTAATTATTAACAAAATAGAAGGAAATAATGTAGAAGTTAGCAATGTTATTCCAATTGATTTGATTGAAAGGGAGTCGACCTAA
- a CDS encoding ABC transporter substrate-binding protein yields the protein MKLRKVLSLILVLSFIIFLNLGGLNAAEKVKITLLSTKGEINAALEGVAKDFSKDYPNISLEIIPVGVGQSPFEKLSTMYASGNAPTLAMIDVNDVPKFKENFLDLSNEEWVKDAVKGALNDITFDKKVMAFPFTIEGYGLIYNQQAIEKVIGKFDPKTIDTRNKLEALFKKLEEKGLTPIVVSPLDWSLGAHFLTIGYVTQSSDPKKIDKFIEDLKAGKIDLSKNRKMNGLLDTLDMWKKYNYLKRSPLAGTYEQGAQLLATGKVAFWFMGNWAWPLIKEVNPNNVQYGFLPVFVSNIPNDYGNREIPVGVTKVIGIDMKQNSREQQEAARTFLNWLVYNKNGQNAWVNKLSVITPFKNVKLTPNDPLAKSIFEYMNQGRTLRFLVTLPPDHWPTVGASMQKYLANVISREQLFKEITDYWRKVK from the coding sequence ATGAAGTTGAGGAAGGTTTTAAGTTTAATTTTAGTTTTGAGTTTTATTATCTTTTTGAATTTGGGAGGTCTTAATGCAGCTGAAAAGGTAAAGATTACATTGTTAAGTACAAAAGGGGAAATTAATGCTGCTTTGGAAGGAGTAGCAAAGGATTTTTCTAAGGATTATCCTAACATAAGTTTAGAGATTATTCCTGTTGGGGTTGGCCAGTCTCCTTTTGAAAAACTTTCTACAATGTATGCATCAGGTAATGCACCTACTCTTGCAATGATAGATGTAAATGATGTGCCTAAGTTTAAAGAAAATTTCTTAGATCTGTCTAATGAAGAGTGGGTAAAAGATGCAGTAAAAGGAGCCTTGAATGATATAACCTTTGACAAGAAAGTGATGGCTTTTCCTTTTACTATTGAAGGGTATGGCTTAATATATAATCAACAGGCTATTGAAAAAGTCATAGGTAAATTTGATCCTAAAACTATTGATACAAGAAACAAATTAGAAGCTTTATTTAAGAAATTAGAAGAGAAGGGTTTAACTCCTATTGTGGTATCACCTTTAGACTGGTCTTTAGGGGCTCATTTTTTAACTATAGGTTATGTTACCCAATCTTCTGATCCTAAAAAGATTGATAAATTTATTGAAGATCTGAAAGCAGGGAAAATAGATTTGAGTAAAAACAGAAAGATGAATGGCTTATTAGATACTTTGGATATGTGGAAAAAATACAACTATCTAAAGAGGTCACCTCTTGCAGGAACCTATGAACAAGGAGCTCAGCTTTTAGCAACTGGAAAGGTTGCATTTTGGTTTATGGGAAATTGGGCATGGCCGTTAATTAAAGAGGTTAATCCTAATAATGTACAATATGGTTTCCTACCTGTTTTTGTAAGTAATATTCCTAATGACTATGGTAATAGAGAAATTCCTGTAGGAGTAACTAAAGTGATAGGAATAGATATGAAACAGAATAGCAGAGAGCAACAAGAAGCAGCTAGGACATTTTTAAACTGGCTTGTTTATAATAAAAACGGACAGAATGCTTGGGTTAACAAACTTAGTGTTATAACTCCATTTAAAAATGTAAAATTGACTCCTAACGATCCTCTTGCGAAATCAATATTTGAGTATATGAATCAAGGAAGAACTTTAAGATTTTTGGTCACATTGCCTCCAGATCATTGGCCTACTGTTGGTGCTTCTATGCAAAAATACTTAGCTAATGTTATTAGTAGAGAACAGCTTTTCAAAGAAATAACTGATTATTGGAGAAAAGTTAAGTAA
- a CDS encoding carbohydrate ABC transporter permease, protein MIKPKNIRNLRTYIIFAGIPTLAFLTVVILPFIYGVYLTFTDFNAVETVNQFLSKFVGLSNYVKAISDSAFRESFLKTFKYVFYTMVFTNLIAFFLAYILTSGIKGQNFFRVAFFTPNLIGGIILGFIWQFIFNSAFPYIGYKLNIPLFYDSWLATPQKAFWALVTVTVWQYVGYMMMIYIAGFVSIPQDLLEAATIDGAGKWHKLVRIILPLMVPSFTVTIFLTLQRSFMVYDLNLALTRGGPFKSTELVSMHVYNEAFLYQRYAIGQAKALILFITVALITMIQVYFSKKAEVEI, encoded by the coding sequence ATGATTAAACCTAAAAATATTAGAAATCTTAGGACTTATATAATCTTTGCCGGTATACCTACATTAGCTTTTCTTACAGTAGTAATTTTACCGTTTATATATGGAGTTTATCTAACATTTACCGATTTTAATGCTGTTGAAACTGTGAACCAGTTTTTAAGTAAGTTTGTTGGCTTATCTAATTATGTGAAGGCAATTTCTGACTCTGCTTTTAGAGAATCGTTTTTAAAGACCTTTAAGTATGTATTTTATACTATGGTATTTACTAATCTTATAGCTTTCTTTTTAGCTTATATACTGACAAGTGGGATTAAAGGACAGAATTTTTTTAGGGTTGCCTTTTTTACTCCAAACCTTATAGGTGGAATTATATTAGGCTTTATCTGGCAGTTTATATTCAATAGTGCATTTCCTTATATAGGGTATAAACTAAATATTCCTCTTTTTTATGATTCATGGCTTGCTACACCTCAAAAAGCATTCTGGGCATTGGTAACAGTTACTGTGTGGCAATATGTGGGGTATATGATGATGATCTACATAGCAGGGTTTGTTAGTATACCTCAAGATTTATTAGAAGCTGCTACCATTGATGGTGCTGGAAAGTGGCATAAGTTAGTAAGAATTATCTTACCCCTTATGGTTCCGTCGTTTACAGTTACAATATTTTTAACTTTACAAAGGAGTTTTATGGTATATGATTTAAATCTTGCTTTAACTAGGGGAGGTCCCTTTAAAAGTACTGAGCTTGTATCGATGCATGTCTATAATGAGGCTTTTTTATATCAAAGGTATGCTATAGGTCAAGCAAAAGCACTTATTTTATTTATTACTGTAGCTTTAATAACCATGATTCAAGTTTATTTCAGTAAGAAGGCTGAGGTGGAGATATAG
- a CDS encoding carbohydrate ABC transporter permease, producing the protein MNIVQKLTNFLKFAAILTIAIFYMSPFLMVIVNSFKQTSEIILNPFKLPESFSFANYLSAAIKMKYWNAFLNTLIITSFSITLIVIFSSMAAYIFVRKNWSINKIVFSMMIASMIIPFQSIMIPLVKIYGSLNLLNNKWTLIYMYLGFGTSFAVFMYHGFIKGIPYELEEAALVDGASEFQTFWKIVFPLLKPVTYTIVILDSLWIWNDFLLPSLVLISAEKRTLQLSTFYFYGTYNTDYGLAMAALMLAIIPIIIIYLLLQKYIIAGIMKGAIK; encoded by the coding sequence ATGAATATTGTCCAAAAGTTAACAAATTTTTTGAAATTCGCAGCTATTCTAACTATAGCAATATTTTATATGTCTCCTTTTCTAATGGTTATTGTTAACTCATTTAAGCAAACCTCTGAGATTATATTAAATCCCTTTAAATTACCGGAGAGTTTTTCTTTTGCAAATTATCTTAGTGCTGCAATCAAAATGAAGTATTGGAATGCCTTCTTAAATACCTTGATAATTACATCTTTTAGCATCACCTTAATTGTTATTTTTTCCTCTATGGCTGCGTATATATTTGTTCGTAAGAATTGGAGTATAAATAAAATTGTATTTTCTATGATGATTGCTTCTATGATAATCCCGTTTCAGTCCATAATGATTCCTCTTGTTAAAATATATGGATCACTTAACCTACTTAATAACAAGTGGACTTTAATTTATATGTACTTAGGCTTTGGTACTTCTTTTGCGGTTTTTATGTATCATGGATTTATTAAAGGGATACCTTATGAATTAGAGGAGGCAGCGTTAGTTGACGGAGCTAGTGAGTTTCAAACCTTTTGGAAAATAGTTTTTCCTTTATTGAAGCCGGTTACTTATACGATTGTAATACTTGATAGTTTATGGATATGGAACGATTTTTTATTACCAAGTCTTGTATTGATATCTGCTGAGAAAAGAACACTGCAGCTTTCTACTTTTTATTTTTATGGAACCTATAATACAGATTATGGTTTAGCTATGGCTGCGCTTATGTTAGCTATAATTCCAATAATTATTATATATTTATTATTGCAAAAATATATAATAGCTGGTATAATGAAAGGAGCGATAAAATAA
- a CDS encoding glycoside hydrolase family 32 protein → MAFERSFKKVDKKNAYSQLEKANLFVKEHKKYVNPKYRLVYHLMGEYGWINDPNGFIYFNGIYHCFYQHNPFNSCWGPTYWGHAISEDLVKWQYLPIALAPDSEYDKDGCFSGSAIEKDGKIYILYTGHVKKSDEEYMQTQCLAWSNDTINFIKYEGNPVIGLDKIPGGASKKDFRDPKVFKRGDKYYVLVASKDLNGKGQILFYESHNLIDWNFVNILFKSDIDREHILECPDFFSIDNKDVLIFSIQYIENNKVIRSETRYCTGLIDWNKGVFNLEYCDLIDYGTHFYAPQTTLGKNGCRVMIAWMDVWEREFPTHKLGHNWAGALILPREIYLKGNKLFFRPIKEIEKYRKNEQIFEGVLEGEHIRLPLEDNCFELDMTAEFFVDTEMNLELLSREDSGNDLIKLTFKYSFGVLELTVTIRDSVNNNENQSLLIDSLSSRLNLRLFMDKSSLEMFINEGEKVITKRVYPFKKYDLINISSQNACKVRLKKWNLQIT, encoded by the coding sequence ATGGCTTTTGAAAGAAGTTTTAAAAAAGTTGACAAGAAAAATGCTTATTCTCAATTGGAGAAGGCAAATCTTTTTGTTAAGGAGCATAAGAAATATGTAAATCCTAAATATAGACTTGTATATCACCTGATGGGAGAATATGGATGGATTAATGATCCAAATGGATTTATATATTTTAATGGGATTTATCATTGTTTTTATCAACATAATCCCTTCAATTCTTGTTGGGGACCAACTTATTGGGGACATGCAATAAGTGAGGATTTGGTTAAATGGCAATATTTACCCATAGCTTTGGCTCCGGATTCGGAATATGATAAAGATGGATGTTTTTCGGGGAGTGCTATTGAAAAGGACGGGAAAATATATATCCTGTATACAGGACATGTCAAGAAGAGTGACGAAGAATATATGCAAACTCAATGTTTAGCATGGTCTAATGATACTATAAATTTTATCAAGTATGAAGGGAATCCTGTAATAGGTCTTGACAAGATTCCAGGGGGAGCAAGTAAAAAGGACTTTAGGGATCCTAAGGTTTTTAAAAGAGGAGATAAATATTATGTGCTTGTTGCGTCTAAGGATTTAAATGGGAAAGGACAAATTTTATTCTATGAATCTCATAATCTTATTGACTGGAATTTTGTTAATATCTTATTTAAGAGCGATATAGATAGGGAACACATATTGGAATGTCCCGATTTTTTTTCAATTGATAATAAAGATGTTTTGATTTTCTCTATTCAGTATATTGAAAATAATAAAGTAATAAGGAGTGAAACTCGTTATTGTACTGGATTAATAGATTGGAATAAAGGAGTTTTTAATTTGGAATACTGTGATCTGATAGATTATGGTACTCATTTTTATGCTCCTCAAACGACTTTGGGAAAAAATGGTTGTAGAGTAATGATTGCTTGGATGGATGTATGGGAAAGAGAGTTTCCTACCCATAAACTTGGACATAATTGGGCTGGAGCCCTTATCTTGCCAAGAGAAATTTATTTAAAAGGAAACAAATTGTTTTTTAGACCAATAAAAGAAATTGAGAAATATAGAAAGAACGAGCAAATTTTTGAAGGGGTTTTAGAAGGTGAACATATAAGACTTCCTCTCGAAGATAATTGTTTTGAGTTAGATATGACTGCGGAGTTTTTTGTAGACACTGAGATGAACTTAGAATTACTTTCAAGGGAAGATTCTGGGAATGACCTAATCAAGTTAACCTTCAAATACTCCTTTGGAGTCTTAGAACTTACTGTGACTATTAGAGATAGTGTCAATAATAATGAAAATCAATCACTTCTTATTGATTCTTTGAGTTCAAGATTAAATTTAAGACTCTTTATGGATAAATCATCCTTAGAGATGTTCATTAACGAAGGGGAGAAAGTCATAACTAAAAGAGTGTATCCATTTAAGAAATATGACTTAATAAATATTAGTTCCCAAAATGCTTGTAAAGTTCGATTAAAAAAATGGAATTTGCAAATCACTTGA
- a CDS encoding TldD/PmbA family protein, translating to MFDVLRGIISKVPADYVDIRYEKMSETKIVLNNREIFQLGTNTGDGFVVRVLKNGGFSSIAFTKVEDVEKAIKICLENAELISKNSKKKVKLAEVEVIKDTFIPSLREDPRKVSIDEKLELLMHYNEIPLKFENITTNMQYTEVIREKYFVSSEGTEIREDLITTGIRGMIISRDGSLVQNVRVGIGGSDGFYRLRNREEEFEKKTKIVLDLLKAEPVKGGVYNVILNPDMTGVFTHEAFGHFSEADLIEDNLSMREKMKIGAKLGSDILTIIDDPTIPNQLGFYKYDDEGVRARRTYLLKDGVLSGRLHSRRTAAEFGEPITGHCVAEDYRYAPIVRMGNIFIEPKDKSFEELLDLLGDGLYILDAKGGQTSGENFTFGAQYAFEVKNGKIVKMLRDINISGNLYKTLMDIVAIGRDFELSEVGGCGKGQLNIRSCHGGPHILVKNVVIGGVK from the coding sequence ATGTTTGATGTTTTAAGGGGGATCATTTCAAAAGTTCCTGCTGATTATGTAGATATCCGATATGAAAAAATGAGTGAAACTAAAATTGTGCTAAACAATAGAGAGATATTTCAGCTTGGCACCAATACAGGGGATGGATTTGTGGTAAGGGTGCTTAAAAACGGTGGATTTTCCTCTATAGCCTTTACTAAGGTTGAAGATGTCGAAAAGGCTATAAAGATTTGTCTTGAAAATGCAGAATTGATTTCAAAAAATTCAAAGAAAAAGGTTAAACTTGCAGAAGTAGAGGTTATTAAAGATACTTTCATTCCTTCTTTAAGGGAGGATCCAAGAAAAGTCTCCATAGATGAGAAACTTGAACTTTTGATGCATTATAACGAAATTCCTTTAAAGTTTGAAAATATTACTACTAATATGCAGTATACAGAAGTTATAAGGGAAAAGTATTTTGTAAGTTCTGAAGGCACAGAGATAAGGGAGGATTTAATAACCACTGGAATAAGGGGAATGATCATAAGTAGAGATGGATCTTTGGTGCAAAACGTAAGGGTAGGGATTGGAGGAAGCGATGGCTTTTATAGGTTAAGAAATAGAGAAGAGGAGTTTGAAAAAAAGACTAAAATTGTTCTTGATCTTTTAAAAGCTGAGCCAGTAAAAGGTGGAGTTTATAACGTTATATTGAATCCCGACATGACGGGAGTTTTTACCCATGAAGCCTTTGGACATTTTTCTGAGGCAGATTTGATAGAAGATAATCTCTCCATGAGAGAAAAAATGAAGATAGGGGCAAAACTTGGCAGTGACATTTTAACCATAATTGACGATCCTACTATACCTAATCAACTTGGATTTTATAAATATGATGATGAAGGGGTGAGAGCAAGAAGAACCTATTTATTAAAAGATGGGGTACTTTCTGGAAGACTTCACTCCAGAAGAACTGCAGCGGAGTTTGGTGAACCCATAACTGGTCATTGTGTGGCTGAAGATTATAGGTATGCTCCTATTGTAAGAATGGGAAATATATTCATTGAGCCTAAGGATAAGTCTTTTGAAGAGCTTTTAGATCTTCTTGGAGATGGCCTTTACATATTAGATGCAAAAGGGGGACAAACATCTGGTGAAAACTTTACCTTTGGAGCTCAATATGCCTTTGAGGTGAAAAATGGAAAGATAGTAAAGATGCTTAGGGATATAAATATTTCAGGTAATCTTTATAAAACTTTAATGGATATTGTGGCTATAGGGAGGGACTTTGAGCTTTCAGAGGTGGGGGGATGTGGTAAAGGACAGCTTAATATAAGGTCTTGTCATGGAGGACCACATATATTGGTTAAGAATGTGGTGATAGGAGGTGTTAAGTAA